A window from Shewanella livingstonensis encodes these proteins:
- a CDS encoding RecX family transcriptional regulator encodes MQRPPLRQAKTIDNVFNSAYWHLGQQDFTINEIRTKLERKTENQQWIDTVLARLIEGGYLKSDYDFAVRFCELYFSSEFGAGAIRRKLTLRGVAVTEIDTAIEQVMDEKKVDAYEMATSRLLSRFVNFYGTNREKVYTQMTTRGFSRAEIDHALSQHPQRETLRSKLAVKADKVDLTTEIIKLFKKGKGKTLILQELKQRLIDVSDFENTLYQLTLTDDVDFYQSCQNELAKKRYNLSDYKEKSKAYAYLSRKGFGSDEIKEAMSLDSEQ; translated from the coding sequence ATGCAACGCCCGCCACTTCGTCAAGCTAAAACCATCGATAACGTTTTTAATAGCGCCTATTGGCATCTTGGTCAGCAAGATTTTACTATTAATGAAATTCGCACCAAGCTTGAGCGTAAAACTGAAAACCAACAATGGATTGATACCGTTCTTGCTAGGCTAATAGAGGGGGGTTATTTAAAAAGTGACTATGACTTTGCGGTACGCTTTTGCGAGTTGTACTTTAGTAGCGAATTTGGTGCCGGCGCTATAAGGCGTAAGTTAACCCTGCGCGGCGTAGCCGTTACCGAGATTGATACCGCCATAGAGCAAGTGATGGACGAGAAAAAAGTTGATGCCTATGAGATGGCAACATCTAGGCTGTTAAGTCGGTTTGTCAATTTTTATGGTACCAATAGGGAAAAAGTGTATACCCAAATGACCACAAGAGGCTTTTCTCGAGCGGAAATAGATCATGCATTATCACAGCATCCACAACGTGAAACATTGCGCAGTAAATTAGCCGTAAAAGCAGATAAAGTAGACTTAACGACTGAAATTATAAAACTATTTAAAAAAGGTAAAGGTAAAACGCTTATCTTGCAGGAATTAAAACAGCGACTAATTGATGTGAGTGACTTTGAAAATACCTTGTATCAATTAACATTAACAGATGATGTCGATTTTTATCAAAGCTGTCAAAATGAGTTGGCTAAAAAGCGCTATAACCTATCGGACTATAAAGAAAAGTCAAAAGCGTATGCGTATTTATCGCGTAAAGGGTTCGGTAGTGATGAAATAAAAGAAGCGATGAGCCTAGATAGTGAGCAATA
- a CDS encoding LysR family transcriptional regulator, producing the protein MSKLDRLDLKQLKVFQALMREENASKAASQLGLTQQAVSEHLKKLRDVFDDRLFVRKTNGFVPTPFAEELSVGVDKLLIDFNSLISTKTFIPHKAKGTFTISATDYAQQIVLPMLIAKLRVQAPNLKLIVQDFEIDKLHEQMESGKVNLAIAFPDYIPQSYRVIKLFEERHVCVTSTHSTISKTIPSLAEIAQYPTIIASPSRPNFKGSIDDWFAQFGLQRNIVVSAPCFSVVPMYLETTDSIAFLPLRAIKGLDVVTLELEQSPDSFDVIAAWHPRYHDDPLQKWVISLLDIES; encoded by the coding sequence ATGAGTAAATTAGACCGATTAGACTTAAAACAATTGAAGGTTTTTCAGGCGCTTATGCGTGAGGAGAATGCGTCTAAAGCTGCAAGTCAGCTCGGTTTGACTCAACAAGCTGTTAGTGAGCATTTGAAAAAACTCAGAGACGTGTTTGATGACAGGTTGTTTGTTAGGAAAACAAATGGCTTTGTGCCAACGCCTTTTGCTGAGGAATTATCGGTTGGGGTTGATAAGCTGCTGATTGATTTCAACTCATTAATATCAACCAAAACCTTTATTCCACATAAGGCCAAGGGCACTTTTACTATTTCTGCGACAGATTATGCGCAGCAAATTGTTCTGCCTATGTTGATTGCCAAACTAAGAGTTCAAGCGCCCAACTTAAAGCTGATTGTGCAAGATTTTGAGATAGATAAATTGCATGAGCAAATGGAAAGCGGAAAGGTGAATTTGGCTATCGCGTTTCCTGATTATATTCCTCAGAGTTATCGCGTTATTAAGCTGTTTGAAGAACGCCATGTTTGTGTTACCTCAACCCATTCAACAATATCAAAAACAATACCTTCGTTAGCTGAGATAGCCCAATATCCTACCATTATAGCGTCACCGTCTCGGCCCAACTTTAAAGGTTCTATTGATGATTGGTTCGCGCAATTTGGCTTACAACGAAACATTGTTGTATCTGCGCCCTGTTTTTCGGTGGTGCCTATGTACCTTGAAACAACCGACTCAATTGCTTTTTTACCCTTACGAGCGATTAAAGGGTTAGATGTAGTCACCCTTGAGCTTGAGCAATCGCCAGATAGTTTTGATGTGATTGCCGCTTGGCATCCGCGTTACCACGACGACCCTTTGCAAAAGTGGGTTATATCGTTACTCGATATAGAGTCGTAA
- a CDS encoding short chain dehydrogenase: MKTVILIGALGKMGQAALSGLGKHKVITAGRSGNVDHIVDITDEQSIEALYAKVGHFDAVVNTVGACEYAPFVEMTEAQWMTTVMSKMMGQINLVRIGQKYIADGGSFTLISGILNVKPIPFAIADATTSGAIDTFVKCVAYEMPRNTRINVVNPTVLTEAWDVYGEMMAGFEPVPGRLVGKAFERSVDGFITGEVIFVDA; the protein is encoded by the coding sequence ATGAAAACAGTAATTTTAATTGGTGCACTAGGCAAAATGGGTCAAGCAGCGTTATCTGGCTTAGGTAAGCATAAGGTTATCACTGCGGGCCGCTCTGGCAACGTCGACCACATTGTCGATATTACCGATGAGCAATCGATTGAAGCCTTGTATGCAAAAGTCGGTCACTTTGATGCTGTGGTTAATACCGTGGGCGCTTGTGAATATGCGCCATTTGTAGAAATGACAGAAGCTCAGTGGATGACCACTGTCATGAGTAAAATGATGGGGCAAATTAACCTAGTGCGTATTGGTCAAAAATACATTGCTGATGGCGGTTCATTTACTTTAATTAGCGGCATATTAAATGTTAAGCCTATTCCGTTTGCAATTGCCGATGCCACCACCAGCGGCGCTATCGATACCTTTGTAAAGTGCGTCGCCTATGAAATGCCAAGAAACACCCGCATCAATGTGGTCAACCCAACGGTGTTAACTGAAGCATGGGATGTGTATGGCGAAATGATGGCAGGGTTTGAGCCAGTACCTGGACGATTAGTTGGCAAAGCATTCGAGCGTTCTGTCGATGGCTTTATTACTGGTGAAGTGATTTTTGTAGACGCTTAA